AGACTAACCCTTGTGAGATTAAGGACGTAATAAATATTTTTAATATACCCAATAATAAACAAGACTTATTTAAATCATTTTTTACTGATGTATCAATAAACAGGAGACATGATAATAATTACTTAGGTGATGGAATAAGAATAAGATACTTTGGTCATGCATGTATTTTGATTCAAACTAAAGATATATCAATCTTATTTGATCCAGTAATTAGCTATTCAGTTGCTAGTGATGTTCCAAGATATACTTTTGATGATTTACCCGATAGGATAGATTTTGTTATTATTACTCATAATCATCAAGACCATCTAATACTCGAAACTCTTTTGCAGTTAAGGTATAAAATCTCTCATATTATTTTTCCAACTAATCAGAAAGGATTCTTAGCTGATCCTTCTATAAAACTCATTTTAAAACACACAGGCTTTAGATCTTTAATCGAACTTGATGAATTAGATACTGTTCCTTTTAAAGATGGAAATATTATTGCATTACCTTTTTTTGGTGAGCATTCTGATTTAAACGTACATGCAAAACTGGCTTACTGTATAAATATTAAGGATAAAAAATTAATGTTTGCTGCTGATTCAAATAATTTAGAAGAATTTTTATATGATCATATTCATGAATTGATAGGTAATGTTGATATGTTGTTTGTAGGTATGGAATGCGATGGAGCTCCTTTAACATGGTTATATGGTCCTTTGTTGTCTAGACCACTGAGTCGATCTTTTGATCGTAGCAGACAACTTTCTGGATCTAATTTTTGTAAGGCATGGTCAATAGTACAAAAATTAAAATGTAAAAGCGCTTACGTTTATGCTATGGGACAAGAACCTTGGTTGCATCATATTATGGCATTAAGTTATGCACCTGATTCTATTCAAATGATGGAATCAAATAAATTTGTTTCTGCTTGTAGAAGTAATGGTATAGCAAGTGAGAGATTATTTGCTAAAAAAGAATGGATAATATAATTGATTCAGGTTTTATGTTTATCTACCAATTATTTGAGAAAAAAGTAAAGGAGTTAGAAGAAGAGGTAGCAGTAAGATGCGGAGATAGAGAATTAACATATGATGAATTAAATAAAATAAGTAATAAGATAGGATGGTCTTTAATAAGTAAAGGTGTCAAAACAGAAGATCGTATTGGTATTGTAATGGAACGATCTGTAGAAATAGTAGCTGCAATAATTGGAGTATTAAAGGCAGGAGGATGTTATGTACCAATTGAGCCAAATTGTCCTGAAGAGAGACTAAAGTTTATTCTCGAAGATGCTAAAATAGGGATGGTACTAACTCAAGAGAGCCTGGTTGATAAATTTATTAGTTATAATGGAA
This sequence is a window from Candidatus Trichorickettsia mobilis. Protein-coding genes within it:
- a CDS encoding MBL fold metallo-hydrolase → MSSFYLKSTIKVEPLVWRWYAWPHLISPITAACNIVDRHLKIMRSYVQNPRIHAQAVNDPQMLGGPFLDLEGLKINEIKELIESTNISCKKLIELNKAIKEADLCLQEAKGGSLEDWYQLVPNMLRGYVELVYDLNSQPALRFIEPLIYKTYYDEQAQEIAISNISSDFRKFVLSTPRLDNEEEIYLKIPFSDEKLDFLFSLKTNPCEIKDVINIFNIPNNKQDLFKSFFTDVSINRRHDNNYLGDGIRIRYFGHACILIQTKDISILFDPVISYSVASDVPRYTFDDLPDRIDFVIITHNHQDHLILETLLQLRYKISHIIFPTNQKGFLADPSIKLILKHTGFRSLIELDELDTVPFKDGNIIALPFFGEHSDLNVHAKLAYCINIKDKKLMFAADSNNLEEFLYDHIHELIGNVDMLFVGMECDGAPLTWLYGPLLSRPLSRSFDRSRQLSGSNFCKAWSIVQKLKCKSAYVYAMGQEPWLHHIMALSYAPDSIQMMESNKFVSACRSNGIASERLFAKKEWII